In a single window of the Labeo rohita strain BAU-BD-2019 chromosome 23, IGBB_LRoh.1.0, whole genome shotgun sequence genome:
- the cs gene encoding citrate synthase, mitochondrial, whose amino-acid sequence MSFLSISRLAPRLLSSKNAACVVVAARNVSASTNLKDVLADLIPKEQSRIKNFKQQHGKTTIGQITVDMVYGGMRGMKGLVYETSVLDPDEGIRFRGYSIPECQQLLPKAPGGEEPLPEGLFWLLITGQVPTEEQVTWLSKEWAKRAALPSHVVTMLDNFPTNLHPMSQFSAAITALNSESSFARAYSEGVNKAKYWEFVYEDSMDLIAKLPCVAAKIYRNLYREGSSIGAIDSNLDWSHNFTNMLGYSEPQFTELMRLYLTIHSDHEGGNVSAHTSHLVGSALSDPYLSFSAAMNGLAGPLHGLANQEVLVWLTALQKELGGEVSDEKMRDYIWNTLKSGRVVPGYGHAVLRKTDPRYTCQREFALKHLPNDPMFKLVAQLYKIVPNVLLEQGKAKNPWPNVDAHSGVLLQYYGMTEMNYYTVLFGVSRALGVLSQLVWSRALGFPLERPKSMSTDGLMALVGAKSG is encoded by the exons ATGTCCTTCCTCTCTATCAGCAGACTAGCCCCAAGGCTCCTCAGTTCCAAG aaTGCAGCATGTGTTGTCGTCGCTGCCAGAAATGTCAGCGCATCCACG AATTTGAAAGATGTCCTGGCAGATCTCATCCCTAAAGAACAGAGCAGGATCAAGAACTTCAAACAGCAGCATGGCAAAACCACAATTGGTCAGATCACAGTGGACATG gTTTATGGAGGAATGAGAGGCATGAAGGGTTTAGTGTATGAGACCTCTGTGCTTGACCCCGATGAG GGCATCCGTTTCCGTGGCTACAGCATTCCAGAGTGCCAGCAGCTGTTGCCCAAGGCTCCTGGAGGAGAGGAGCCGCTGCCAGAGGGTCTGTTCTGGCTGCTGATCACAGGACAGGTGCCCACTGAGGAGCAG GTGACTTGGTTGTCTAAAGAGTGGGCTAAGCGTGCGGCCCTTCCATCTCATGTGGTCACCATGCTGGACAACTTCCCCACCAACCTGCACCCCATGTCTCAGTTCAGCGCCGCCATTACGGCTCTGAACAGCGAGAGCAGTTTCGCTCGGGCATACTCTGAGGGAGTTAACAAGGCCAAGTACTGGGAG TTTGTGTACGAGGACTCCATGGACTTGATCGCCAAGCTTCCTTGTGTGGCAGCCAAGATCTACCGTAATTTGTACCGTGAAGGCAGCAGCATCGGCGCCATCGACTCCAACCTGGACTGGTCACACAACTTCACCAACATGCTGGGCTACAGCGAACCACAGTTCACAGAACTCATGAGGCTCTACCTCACCATCCACAG CGACCATGAGGGTGGAAACGTCAGCGCACACACTAGTCACCTAGTAGGCAGTGCCCTGTCTGACCCCTACCTCTCCTTCAGCGCTGCTATGAATGGCTTAGCTGGACCCCTGCACGGACTGGCCAATCAG GAGGTGCTGGTGTGGCTGACCGCCCTGCAGAAGGAGCTCGGTGGTGAGGTGTCTGATGAGAAAATGAGAGATTACATTTGGAACACACTCAAATCAGGCAGA GTGGTGCCAGGCTATGGCCATGCTGTGCTGAGGAAGACAGATCCTCGCTACACCTGTCAGCGTGAGTTTGCCCTCAAGCACCTTCCTAATGACCCCATGTTCAAGCTGGTAGCTCAACTCTACAAAATCGTACCCAACGTGCTTCTGGAGCAGGGCAAGGCCAAGAACCCCTGGCCCAACGTAGATGCTCACAGCGGAGTCCTGTTGCAA TATTATGGCATGACTGAGATGAACTATTACACTGTGTTGTTTGGCGTATCCCGGGCTTTGGGCGTCCTCTCCCAGCTGGTGTGGAGCAGAGCGCTCGGCTTCCCTCTGGAGCGTCCCAAGTCCATGAGCACGGACGGACTCATGGCTCTGGTTGGAGCCAAATCAGGCTAG
- the LOC127154611 gene encoding inactive dipeptidyl peptidase 10 isoform X5, with protein sequence MEITDLTPSEEDTSVLQYAAWGPQGNQLVYVFENDIYYKSDVSSKAMRLTATGRNGMVLNGLSDWTYEEEILLKYPAFWWAKDGARLAYLSINNSATPFMEIHHFLGGIYPSNVLYPYPKAGSRIPSASLFVVNLYGPAHTLEMIPPDSQNSRDSYISMVNWISSTRLTVRWLNRVQNQSVLCVCEATTGACSERHQMAMDFWHNNQRQEEPLFAADGSLFYLILPAKQGARGEFLHIASLPAQTSAPSVSPRFLTSGNWDVTSLCALDEENDKIYFLSTEESRQSRHLYSVELGGVFHRQCLTCNLFERCSFFKADFSPNRTYFTLYCLGPGVPKVTIHSTSDPSRYTVVEDNSLLAMSLETKRLSETVFQTLSSENSDLDLKMSLPPGYEGNLHPLLIIIDSIPGKQSVTEEFALGWPEVLSSLHGVALAWIDNRSRVSQGQKSSTLDPRKLGSLRIKDKLGVVEWLTQLPYIDGRRVAVYGKGFGGYLGLKMLTATDQMFKCAAVMAPITDFKLYSAAFSERYLGLPTKEEHSYMTASLLDDIHKLKDENFLLIHGTADARVHFQHSAELLSRLVKVEANYTLQLYPDEGHTLREERSNQHLHRTLLHYLHNCLKYDPFLNIEEEEEEDEEEE encoded by the exons GTCTATGTCTTTGAGAATGACATCTACTACAAGTCAGATGTTTCTAGCAAAGCGATGCGTCTGACAGCCACGGGCAGAAACGGAATGGTGCTTAATGGGCTGTCTGATTGGACCTATGAGG AAGAGATACTGTTGAAATATCCTGCGTTCTGGTGGGCAAAAGATGGTGCGCGTCTGGCATATCTGTCTATTAACAACTCAGCAACTCCTTTTATGGAAATACATCACTTCCTGGGTGGGATCTACCCTTCTAATGTGCTCTACCCTTATCCGAAG GCCGGTTCCAGAATCCCATCAGCCAGTCTGTTTGTGGTGAATTTGTACGGTCCAGCACACACATTAGAAATGATTCCTCCAGACTCCCAGAACAGCAG AGATAGCTACATCTCTATGGTGAACTGGATAAGCAGCACCCGTCTTACTGTGCGCTGGCTGAACCGGGTCCAGAACCAGtctgtgctgtgtgtgtgtgaggccaCGACAGGAGCCTGCTCAGAG AGGCACCAAATGGCGATGGACTTCTGGCACAACAACCAGCGGCAG GAGGAGCCGTTGTTCGCGGCAGATGGTTCCCTGTTTTACCTCATCCTGCCTGCCAAGCAAGGGGCCCGTGGGGAGTTTCTCCACATCGCCAGCCTTCCCGCTCAG aCTTCCGCTCCTTCTGTTTCTCCTCGCTTTCTAACATCAGGCAACTGGGATGTAACCTCACTGTGCGCCCTTGACGAGGAGAACGATAAAAT CTATTTTCTGAGTACGGAGGAGTCGCGGCAGAGCAGACACTTGTACAG CGTGGAGCTCGGAGGAGTATTTCATCGCCAGTGTCTGACGTGCAACCTGTTCGAGCGATGCAGCTTCTTCAAAGCAGACTTCAGCCCCAATCGAACATACTTTACTCTCTATTGCTTGG GCCCAGGTGTCCCAAAGGTGACCATTCACAGCACGAGTGACCCTTCCA GATACACAGTAGTGGAAGACAATAGCCTCCTCGCTATGTCTCTTGAAACCAAGAGGCTCTCGGAGACAGTTTTCCAGACGCTTTCCTCTGAAAACAGTG ACCTAGATCTGAAGATGTCCCTGCCTCCTGGGTATGAGGGAAACCTGCACCCTCTCCTTATTATCAT TGACAGCATTCCTGGGAAGCAGTCGGTAACGGAGGAGTTTGCCCTGGGCTGGCCGGAGGTTTTATCCAGCCTGCACGGAGTGGCGCTGGCCTGGATTGACAACAGAAGCCGGGTCTCGCAGGGACAGAAAAGCAGCACTCTGGACCCTCGCAAATTGGGTTCCCTTCGCATTAAAGACAAGCTTGGAGTAGTGGA ATGGTTAACGCAGCTGCCATACATTGATGGGAGAAGAGTTGCTGTTTATGGAAAG GGATTTGGCGGCTATTTAGGTTTGAAGATGTTGACGGCAACTGATCAGATGTTCAAATGTGCCGCTGTCATGGCTCCCATCACAGACTTCAAGCTCTATA GTGCTGCCTTCTCAGAGAGATATCTAGGCCTTCCAACTAAAGAGGAGCATTCGTACATG ACTGCATCTTTGTTGGACGACATTCACAAGCTAAAAGACGAAAACTTCCTCCTCATACATGGAACAGCAGATG cACGGGTGCATTTCCAACACAGCGCTGAGTTGTTGAGTCGTCTGGTGAAGGTAGAAGCCAACTACACCCTTCAGCTCTACCCAGATGAAGGCCACACCTTGAGAGAAGAGCGGAGCAACCAACACCTGCACCGCACACTCCTTCACTACCTCCACAACTGCCTCAAATACGACCCCTTCCTCAACatagaggaggaagaggaggaggatgaagaggaagagtga
- the LOC127154611 gene encoding inactive dipeptidyl peptidase 10 isoform X4: MEREITDLTPSEEDTSVLQYAAWGPQGNQLVYVFENDIYYKSDVSSKAMRLTATGRNGMVLNGLSDWTYEEEILLKYPAFWWAKDGARLAYLSINNSATPFMEIHHFLGGIYPSNVLYPYPKAGSRIPSASLFVVNLYGPAHTLEMIPPDSQNSRDSYISMVNWISSTRLTVRWLNRVQNQSVLCVCEATTGACSERHQMAMDFWHNNQRQEEPLFAADGSLFYLILPAKQGARGEFLHIASLPAQTSAPSVSPRFLTSGNWDVTSLCALDEENDKIYFLSTEESRQSRHLYSVELGGVFHRQCLTCNLFERCSFFKADFSPNRTYFTLYCLGPGVPKVTIHSTSDPSRYTVVEDNSLLAMSLETKRLSETVFQTLSSENSDLDLKMSLPPGYEGNLHPLLIIIDSIPGKQSVTEEFALGWPEVLSSLHGVALAWIDNRSRVSQGQKSSTLDPRKLGSLRIKDKLGVVEWLTQLPYIDGRRVAVYGKGFGGYLGLKMLTATDQMFKCAAVMAPITDFKLYSAAFSERYLGLPTKEEHSYMTASLLDDIHKLKDENFLLIHGTADARVHFQHSAELLSRLVKVEANYTLQLYPDEGHTLREERSNQHLHRTLLHYLHNCLKYDPFLNIEEEEEEDEEEE; encoded by the exons GTCTATGTCTTTGAGAATGACATCTACTACAAGTCAGATGTTTCTAGCAAAGCGATGCGTCTGACAGCCACGGGCAGAAACGGAATGGTGCTTAATGGGCTGTCTGATTGGACCTATGAGG AAGAGATACTGTTGAAATATCCTGCGTTCTGGTGGGCAAAAGATGGTGCGCGTCTGGCATATCTGTCTATTAACAACTCAGCAACTCCTTTTATGGAAATACATCACTTCCTGGGTGGGATCTACCCTTCTAATGTGCTCTACCCTTATCCGAAG GCCGGTTCCAGAATCCCATCAGCCAGTCTGTTTGTGGTGAATTTGTACGGTCCAGCACACACATTAGAAATGATTCCTCCAGACTCCCAGAACAGCAG AGATAGCTACATCTCTATGGTGAACTGGATAAGCAGCACCCGTCTTACTGTGCGCTGGCTGAACCGGGTCCAGAACCAGtctgtgctgtgtgtgtgtgaggccaCGACAGGAGCCTGCTCAGAG AGGCACCAAATGGCGATGGACTTCTGGCACAACAACCAGCGGCAG GAGGAGCCGTTGTTCGCGGCAGATGGTTCCCTGTTTTACCTCATCCTGCCTGCCAAGCAAGGGGCCCGTGGGGAGTTTCTCCACATCGCCAGCCTTCCCGCTCAG aCTTCCGCTCCTTCTGTTTCTCCTCGCTTTCTAACATCAGGCAACTGGGATGTAACCTCACTGTGCGCCCTTGACGAGGAGAACGATAAAAT CTATTTTCTGAGTACGGAGGAGTCGCGGCAGAGCAGACACTTGTACAG CGTGGAGCTCGGAGGAGTATTTCATCGCCAGTGTCTGACGTGCAACCTGTTCGAGCGATGCAGCTTCTTCAAAGCAGACTTCAGCCCCAATCGAACATACTTTACTCTCTATTGCTTGG GCCCAGGTGTCCCAAAGGTGACCATTCACAGCACGAGTGACCCTTCCA GATACACAGTAGTGGAAGACAATAGCCTCCTCGCTATGTCTCTTGAAACCAAGAGGCTCTCGGAGACAGTTTTCCAGACGCTTTCCTCTGAAAACAGTG ACCTAGATCTGAAGATGTCCCTGCCTCCTGGGTATGAGGGAAACCTGCACCCTCTCCTTATTATCAT TGACAGCATTCCTGGGAAGCAGTCGGTAACGGAGGAGTTTGCCCTGGGCTGGCCGGAGGTTTTATCCAGCCTGCACGGAGTGGCGCTGGCCTGGATTGACAACAGAAGCCGGGTCTCGCAGGGACAGAAAAGCAGCACTCTGGACCCTCGCAAATTGGGTTCCCTTCGCATTAAAGACAAGCTTGGAGTAGTGGA ATGGTTAACGCAGCTGCCATACATTGATGGGAGAAGAGTTGCTGTTTATGGAAAG GGATTTGGCGGCTATTTAGGTTTGAAGATGTTGACGGCAACTGATCAGATGTTCAAATGTGCCGCTGTCATGGCTCCCATCACAGACTTCAAGCTCTATA GTGCTGCCTTCTCAGAGAGATATCTAGGCCTTCCAACTAAAGAGGAGCATTCGTACATG ACTGCATCTTTGTTGGACGACATTCACAAGCTAAAAGACGAAAACTTCCTCCTCATACATGGAACAGCAGATG cACGGGTGCATTTCCAACACAGCGCTGAGTTGTTGAGTCGTCTGGTGAAGGTAGAAGCCAACTACACCCTTCAGCTCTACCCAGATGAAGGCCACACCTTGAGAGAAGAGCGGAGCAACCAACACCTGCACCGCACACTCCTTCACTACCTCCACAACTGCCTCAAATACGACCCCTTCCTCAACatagaggaggaagaggaggaggatgaagaggaagagtga